The Ignisphaera sp. genome has a window encoding:
- a CDS encoding methyltransferase domain-containing protein encodes MWSLEEVMALVSAYYEGARVPWVPTREELLDMVMRLANVKSEDIFYDLGCGDGRVVLRAVKEGVKKAVCVEINPTLIERAKENAKAMNVLDRIEFINEDFFKANLSEASVIYMYLLTSVNKALRPKLETELKNGTRIVTLDFEIPGWRPVQVVEVALPMRTARLYLYVKGVSDK; translated from the coding sequence ATGTGGAGCCTTGAAGAGGTGATGGCTCTGGTATCCGCATACTACGAGGGCGCAAGAGTGCCATGGGTTCCAACAAGAGAGGAGTTACTAGACATGGTCATGAGGTTGGCAAATGTGAAATCCGAGGATATCTTCTATGATCTTGGTTGTGGAGATGGCAGAGTTGTCTTAAGGGCTGTGAAAGAAGGTGTAAAAAAAGCTGTATGTGTTGAAATAAACCCAACACTTATTGAAAGAGCAAAGGAAAATGCTAAAGCAATGAATGTATTAGATAGGATAGAATTTATAAACGAAGACTTTTTCAAAGCTAACCTAAGCGAGGCAAGCGTGATATACATGTATTTGCTGACCTCAGTAAACAAGGCACTAAGACCAAAGTTGGAGACGGAACTGAAAAATGGAACAAGAATTGTCACGCTTGACTTTGAAATACCTGGATGGAGACCTGTTCAAGTAGTTGAAGTAGCATTGCCTATGAGAACAGCAAGACTTTATCTCTACGTTAAGGGTGTAAGCGATAAATAG
- a CDS encoding YkgJ family cysteine cluster protein, with translation MFRCVLKGYCCKKYWIPVTHLDLLRLHIYSKVEIKPNVINLYESSLYDDLTYPRVMFKNESYFLALNSKDDGSCIFLSKEGKCRVHPYKPLVCRFYPFVYIEKEDHIDIDINENALGECPGLIIDKKPIQDPVKRDLARLAQARILELKMWNDVAEKWNSSQYSKKEFDDVAEKFLEFVIRYAEEDRKKLVEKGLWIP, from the coding sequence ATGTTTAGATGTGTACTCAAAGGTTATTGCTGCAAAAAGTATTGGATTCCAGTAACACACTTAGATCTGCTAAGGCTTCACATATATTCTAAAGTAGAGATAAAGCCAAATGTAATAAACTTATATGAGTCATCGCTTTACGATGATCTAACATATCCACGCGTGATGTTCAAGAACGAAAGTTACTTCCTAGCCTTAAACTCGAAAGATGATGGTTCATGCATATTTCTCTCTAAAGAAGGTAAATGTAGAGTTCATCCGTATAAACCACTTGTCTGTAGGTTTTACCCATTTGTATACATAGAGAAAGAGGATCACATTGACATAGATATCAATGAGAATGCTTTAGGAGAATGCCCAGGTCTAATCATAGATAAAAAGCCTATACAAGATCCTGTAAAGAGAGATTTAGCTAGACTAGCCCAAGCAAGAATATTAGAACTTAAGATGTGGAATGATGTAGCCGAAAAATGGAACAGTAGCCAATATAGCAAGAAAGAATTTGATGATGTAGCCGAAAAATTTTTGGAATTTGTAATTAGATACGCAGAAGAAGATAGAAAGAAGCTCGTGGAAAAGGGTTTGTGGATCCCTTAA
- a CDS encoding MBL fold metallo-hydrolase: MVTVRWHGHACFEIVTSKGTVIVLDPHDGYSIGLKPPRTQADIVLISHEHFDHNAYAVVAKPSAIVLSTFVGEKTIGDVVIKGIEAYHDREKGKRRGKISIYKVNADNISFVHLGDLGHELDNTYKNALGDIDVLMIPIGGTYTIDPKSAWNVINLLTPKIVIPMHYWVKGLNLPLKTVDDFLFLKPIDWNAVMVGSNQIVIEKGNISNKVIYVMSLPT; this comes from the coding sequence ATGGTTACAGTTAGATGGCATGGTCATGCATGCTTCGAGATAGTCACCTCTAAGGGTACCGTTATAGTGTTAGACCCTCATGACGGCTATAGCATTGGGTTAAAGCCGCCAAGGACACAAGCAGATATAGTATTAATATCTCATGAGCACTTCGATCATAATGCCTATGCAGTTGTAGCTAAACCAAGTGCAATTGTCTTGTCTACGTTTGTGGGAGAGAAAACTATTGGTGATGTAGTGATCAAAGGTATTGAGGCGTATCACGATAGAGAAAAAGGAAAAAGAAGAGGAAAAATATCAATATACAAAGTAAATGCAGATAACATATCCTTTGTTCACTTAGGAGACCTTGGACACGAACTTGACAACACATATAAAAACGCTCTTGGAGATATAGATGTTCTTATGATCCCCATCGGGGGAACCTATACAATAGATCCCAAATCAGCTTGGAATGTAATAAACCTGCTGACACCAAAGATCGTTATACCAATGCACTACTGGGTAAAGGGCTTAAATCTCCCATTAAAGACTGTAGATGACTTTCTATTCCTAAAACCGATTGACTGGAATGCTGTCATGGTGGGATCAAACCAGATAGTTATAGAGAAGGGGAACATATCAAATAAGGTTATATATGTAATGTCTCTCCCAACATAA
- a CDS encoding UPF0147 family protein — translation MVAESSQQKEGGSSGSNIQKRFESRIPQYDNEAKIRQALLILNRVMNDPSIPRNIRRAAMYAIRALNEKNLTAGVRAANAVGVLDEVSQDPNMPLHARTLLWQAISILETVKD, via the coding sequence ATGGTTGCTGAAAGCAGCCAGCAGAAAGAGGGTGGTAGTAGTGGTTCAAATATTCAAAAAAGATTTGAATCGAGAATACCTCAATATGATAATGAGGCAAAGATTAGGCAAGCTCTGCTGATATTGAATAGAGTGATGAATGATCCGTCGATACCTAGGAATATTAGAAGGGCTGCTATGTACGCTATAAGAGCCCTAAACGAGAAAAACCTTACGGCAGGTGTAAGAGCAGCAAATGCTGTTGGTGTATTAGATGAGGTTAGCCAAGATCCCAATATGCCTTTGCATGCAAGAACCCTTCTATGGCAAGCAATATCAATTCTTGAAACAGTCAAGGACTAA
- a CDS encoding DUF402 domain-containing protein, which translates to MYRYRVRGPYATALARIIIDSGFELVDLSKNLASRLRMDEKSDVAPHATVKESDEDPNTLIIVGYPDAVEALLYEMIARIPFTTYIYEELGPYTTISVKIKGIDRMGRCIGETVNGKEIVLQNIKECIEGAITVAHIVKPSQHPKIGRAVALPGVAILRDTLVLLDDRGGRVYFSEHIRDFDRRTTLNSLATQITRQGFSIRWRSSAKNAPLELIGKDLEVAVNEAMKLRNTSLKDFPTILYQGETIAFIKLNRASKEFLDIVRRSVVPTTPNHHMLRTCRKSIDVCVDLLDYVANKVGEKVLDSAIKEFLLDRSIGREITIIHEKPGGGHIEIGPIKIIDIIKTDIGLAMVGMRIIQKSGIYDGIGVERKAGDIALTLIPFDEWFIVHKYLDQYGNEKGIYININTPPEYCPLDNVIKYLDLIIDIGIVKNNLRMIDVEELENAEKSGLLSEDLIYMANETVKKVIGLIETIQKALEASQSLAKQFLAFQQS; encoded by the coding sequence ATGTATCGATATAGAGTTAGAGGCCCTTACGCAACTGCACTGGCAAGGATTATAATAGACTCTGGCTTTGAGCTTGTTGATCTATCAAAGAATTTGGCATCTAGATTAAGAATGGATGAAAAAAGTGATGTGGCGCCACATGCAACTGTAAAGGAAAGCGATGAAGATCCTAATACATTGATAATAGTTGGGTATCCTGATGCTGTTGAGGCGTTGCTTTATGAGATGATTGCAAGAATACCTTTTACAACGTATATTTATGAAGAGCTTGGCCCATATACAACAATATCCGTTAAGATAAAGGGTATTGATAGAATGGGTAGGTGTATTGGCGAAACTGTTAATGGTAAAGAGATTGTGCTTCAGAATATAAAGGAGTGTATAGAGGGTGCTATAACAGTTGCCCACATTGTCAAACCAAGTCAACACCCAAAGATTGGAAGGGCTGTCGCTTTACCAGGTGTAGCAATATTGAGAGACACTCTAGTATTGCTAGATGACAGGGGTGGTAGAGTATACTTTAGTGAACATATTAGAGACTTCGATAGAAGAACAACACTAAACAGTCTTGCAACGCAAATAACAAGACAAGGTTTTAGTATAAGATGGAGAAGCTCAGCAAAGAATGCCCCACTAGAGTTAATTGGAAAGGACCTCGAGGTTGCTGTGAATGAGGCCATGAAACTTCGAAATACTAGTTTAAAGGATTTTCCAACAATCTTATACCAAGGTGAAACAATAGCATTCATAAAATTGAATAGGGCTTCTAAGGAATTTCTGGATATTGTGAGGAGATCTGTAGTACCAACTACCCCAAATCATCACATGTTAAGAACATGCAGAAAATCTATCGATGTTTGTGTTGACTTATTAGATTATGTGGCAAACAAAGTAGGCGAAAAGGTTTTGGACAGCGCAATAAAGGAGTTTTTGCTTGATAGAAGCATAGGGAGGGAGATAACGATTATACATGAAAAGCCAGGCGGCGGGCACATAGAGATAGGACCAATAAAAATAATTGATATTATCAAAACTGACATAGGATTAGCAATGGTGGGCATGAGGATTATTCAGAAAAGTGGCATATATGATGGTATAGGTGTGGAGAGAAAGGCAGGAGACATCGCGTTAACTCTAATACCATTTGATGAATGGTTCATTGTACACAAGTATTTGGATCAATATGGAAACGAAAAAGGAATTTACATAAACATTAATACACCACCAGAATATTGCCCACTAGACAATGTAATTAAGTATCTTGATCTAATAATAGATATTGGTATAGTTAAAAACAATCTAAGAATGATAGACGTTGAAGAACTTGAAAACGCTGAAAAAAGTGGCTTGCTAAGCGAGGATCTTATCTACATGGCTAACGAGACTGTAAAAAAGGTTATTGGATTAATAGAAACTATTCAGAAGGCTCTTGAGGCATCTCAATCTTTGGCAAAACAGTTTCTGGCTTTCCAACAGTCATGA
- a CDS encoding PhoU domain-containing protein translates to MEAVLTSVRKVIRIGERSIGVTIPKEWLSVLGISVGASVEVTLGPGYLLVKPLSTIHPKITQSIKIKHEDEEALSRLIIASYIEGFDVISIDESKDLARKAFQKISMRLPGAIAMEGPTFRLKISVDEFNTDLDEVIGAMKTTLSMMFDLITDYFVTGDKSKLQEVIRLDDDLDRLHFLGMRTIKRTAFRDPSQAINNSIIIKSLEHIGDTLDRTSNTILDLGFDGFHKNAKCKDVFRDIFSKVSSYVSKAVNSLTSSNLSLAMKVLVGREELAREILNSVTECSDIPGVLAIAHEAVVGVYEAAEIAEVATIKALMTVGKPETVLPKIEMPQEPSE, encoded by the coding sequence ATGGAAGCGGTATTAACAAGTGTTAGAAAGGTAATTAGGATTGGGGAAAGGAGTATTGGTGTTACAATACCAAAGGAGTGGCTATCTGTACTAGGAATATCTGTTGGAGCAAGTGTTGAAGTGACGCTAGGTCCTGGATACCTCTTGGTAAAGCCTCTTTCAACAATACATCCAAAGATAACACAAAGTATAAAGATCAAGCATGAAGATGAAGAAGCTCTATCGAGACTCATAATAGCGAGCTATATTGAGGGATTTGATGTAATATCAATTGATGAGTCAAAGGATCTTGCACGAAAGGCCTTCCAAAAAATCTCTATGAGATTGCCAGGAGCTATTGCAATGGAGGGACCAACATTCAGATTGAAGATTTCTGTAGATGAGTTCAACACTGATCTTGATGAAGTTATAGGAGCTATGAAAACTACACTGTCGATGATGTTTGATCTGATAACAGACTACTTTGTGACTGGAGATAAGTCAAAGCTTCAAGAGGTTATTAGGCTGGATGATGATCTTGATAGACTGCATTTCCTTGGAATGAGAACTATAAAGAGAACTGCATTTAGAGATCCATCGCAGGCAATAAACAACTCTATCATAATTAAGAGCTTAGAGCACATTGGTGACACATTAGATAGAACATCGAATACTATACTGGATCTTGGGTTCGATGGGTTTCATAAGAATGCGAAGTGCAAAGATGTGTTCAGAGATATATTCTCAAAGGTATCTTCATATGTTTCAAAAGCTGTTAACTCTTTAACATCATCCAATCTATCACTAGCAATGAAAGTTCTCGTTGGCAGGGAAGAGTTGGCAAGAGAGATTCTAAATAGTGTTACAGAGTGTTCTGATATTCCAGGGGTTTTAGCAATAGCCCATGAGGCTGTTGTAGGTGTTTATGAGGCTGCTGAGATAGCTGAGGTTGCAACAATTAAAGCGCTCATGACTGTTGGAAAGCCAGAAACTGTTTTGCCAAAGATTGAGATGCCTCAAGAGCCTTCTGAATAG
- a CDS encoding alkaline phosphatase family protein, translated as MKKTIIIVLDGVADTLKYRPTSLELSKMQGLEELAKISIAGCFYPIDNETAPESDAAVFSILGYNPKEINIGRGLLEALGVGVEISEGFEVAFRANFATIDSKNMKIVDRRVGRSLESDEARELAKSLNIDLGKYGGYARVYSTIGHRAVVIIGSREKRLSANVSNTDPAYDKVGRVSIALDKFEPFVAKCRPLDNSEEAKITCELVDEFTRKAVEILDSHQVNIKRAMRGLPKANVILLRDAEDRYPKIKPIREIYGKTFGIVAEMPVEKGIGRLLGMKTVEVSPPSGIAEKDLRERLEATLKLLNEVDVVYVHLKGPDEPGHDGDKKRKVLSIENIDKFYISPLIKAVDLSNVAIVVTADHATPPEFKAHTSDPVPLIVASKSLKRFDGLEKFTEYECCTKGSLRIIPHGYLVLKKVFELLNQ; from the coding sequence ATGAAGAAAACCATTATAATAGTATTGGATGGAGTAGCTGACACACTTAAATATAGACCAACATCATTAGAGCTTTCTAAAATGCAAGGCCTTGAAGAATTAGCCAAGATTTCAATCGCTGGCTGTTTCTATCCTATAGACAATGAAACAGCCCCAGAAAGCGATGCAGCTGTTTTCTCGATTTTGGGCTACAATCCCAAGGAAATCAATATTGGAAGGGGTCTATTAGAAGCTCTTGGTGTCGGTGTCGAGATATCAGAGGGTTTTGAGGTTGCATTTAGAGCTAATTTCGCTACAATTGATAGCAAAAATATGAAGATAGTTGATAGGAGGGTGGGGCGGAGCCTAGAATCAGATGAGGCAAGAGAACTAGCCAAATCTCTAAACATTGATTTAGGTAAATATGGTGGTTATGCAAGGGTCTATTCTACCATAGGTCATCGTGCTGTGGTAATTATAGGTAGTAGAGAAAAGAGACTGTCAGCAAATGTGTCAAATACTGACCCAGCCTATGATAAAGTTGGCAGAGTATCTATAGCCCTTGATAAATTCGAACCTTTTGTAGCCAAATGCCGACCTCTTGACAATAGCGAAGAGGCTAAGATAACGTGTGAACTTGTAGACGAATTCACGCGCAAAGCCGTCGAAATATTAGATTCTCATCAAGTGAATATCAAGAGAGCAATGAGAGGACTTCCAAAAGCTAATGTTATTCTCCTTAGAGATGCTGAGGATAGGTATCCAAAAATTAAACCAATTCGCGAAATCTATGGAAAAACTTTTGGCATTGTTGCAGAAATGCCTGTTGAGAAAGGTATAGGAAGATTACTAGGAATGAAAACAGTAGAGGTATCACCGCCCTCTGGAATAGCTGAGAAGGATTTGAGAGAAAGGCTTGAGGCAACACTCAAGTTGCTAAATGAAGTAGATGTTGTTTATGTGCATCTGAAAGGACCTGATGAACCTGGTCATGATGGAGATAAGAAGAGAAAGGTGCTCTCAATAGAAAACATAGACAAATTCTATATATCACCTCTTATAAAGGCAGTAGATTTAAGCAACGTAGCAATTGTTGTGACAGCTGACCATGCAACACCACCAGAGTTTAAAGCGCATACAAGTGATCCGGTTCCACTCATAGTAGCATCGAAGAGCCTCAAGAGATTCGATGGCCTCGAAAAGTTTACAGAATATGAATGTTGTACAAAAGGTTCTCTTAGAATAATACCGCATGGCTATCTAGTTCTCAAAAAAGTTTTTGAGTTGCTGAATCAATAA
- a CDS encoding ROK family protein, which produces MVVHYIGIDVGATWTRIALASQDGEIVKKIVMRTPQEGDRYTIANAISDRIEESFRDVLMDVKAIGIGSAGPMDLATGVVLNAPNISIHTFELARPLQERLRKPVIMANDCIAGVWGEKIFGLGREHENIVYVTISSGIGGGMIVNDTLLLGKMGNAHEIGHIIVDVNGKMRCGCGGYGHWEAYASGANIPKFASKLIEESSLSQEEKESQIYKAYKDGTLSSELIYSKAKEGDKLAIRIIEEVNRYNIVGFINIINLYDPEIIIVGGSVALKNRELVIDKIIDGVKKAPGVLSTHPIITSTKFGDDVVLMGAVALAMKPPANLIKMLRYLQYY; this is translated from the coding sequence ATGGTTGTACATTACATAGGGATTGACGTTGGTGCAACCTGGACAAGAATAGCTCTGGCATCACAAGATGGGGAAATAGTTAAGAAGATTGTTATGAGAACCCCTCAGGAGGGGGATAGATATACAATAGCCAATGCAATATCTGATAGAATTGAGGAAAGCTTTAGAGATGTTTTAATGGATGTAAAGGCGATAGGAATTGGAAGTGCGGGGCCAATGGATCTAGCTACAGGTGTTGTACTAAACGCTCCTAATATATCTATTCACACATTTGAACTTGCAAGACCTTTACAGGAAAGACTCAGAAAACCTGTAATCATGGCAAATGACTGTATTGCTGGTGTCTGGGGAGAGAAGATATTTGGGCTTGGCAGAGAACATGAGAATATAGTCTATGTAACAATTAGCAGTGGTATTGGAGGGGGTATGATAGTTAATGACACGCTTTTACTAGGCAAAATGGGTAATGCCCATGAGATAGGGCATATAATTGTTGATGTTAATGGTAAAATGAGGTGTGGCTGTGGAGGATATGGACATTGGGAGGCATATGCAAGTGGTGCTAACATACCAAAATTTGCTTCTAAGCTTATTGAAGAATCGAGTTTAAGCCAAGAAGAAAAAGAGTCACAGATATATAAAGCATACAAAGATGGCACCCTATCATCTGAACTCATATATTCAAAGGCAAAAGAAGGTGACAAGCTAGCTATTAGAATTATAGAGGAGGTTAACAGATACAATATTGTGGGATTCATAAATATAATCAATTTATATGACCCTGAAATAATTATTGTGGGAGGCTCTGTTGCTTTAAAGAATAGAGAGCTAGTTATAGATAAAATTATAGATGGTGTGAAGAAGGCTCCAGGTGTGTTATCGACACACCCTATAATAACTTCAACAAAATTTGGGGATGATGTTGTTCTTATGGGAGCTGTAGCATTAGCGATGAAACCTCCAGCAAATCTAATTAAAATGCTTAGATATCTCCAGTACTATTAG
- a CDS encoding 16S rRNA methyltransferase — protein sequence MMAVIRPLTIVIAEAGLELIPKEIEEHPLVKVHAKKRGKKPSEVILDISLHYKAMRNLDNWFKRGRPDIVHTSLLIALSSVLNRAGLLRVYIHTINNLIVHVDPRVRIPRNYNRFVGLMEQLLIEKKVPPNSQKPLLLVEEKRLDEFIKENRFDYVVLLHEKGELIKPSVFGEIIGSKMAKGEKTCIIIGGFQRGDFEQFTLSLTENKVAIYKQPLETWTVLSMVIHSIENAKELDNVLWY from the coding sequence ATGATGGCAGTTATAAGGCCCTTAACAATAGTTATTGCAGAAGCAGGACTCGAACTCATCCCTAAGGAAATAGAGGAGCACCCTCTAGTAAAAGTCCATGCAAAAAAACGTGGAAAGAAACCTAGTGAAGTTATATTAGATATCTCGTTGCACTATAAGGCTATGAGGAACCTTGATAATTGGTTTAAGAGGGGGAGGCCTGATATTGTACACACCTCACTATTAATAGCATTGTCCAGTGTTCTGAATAGAGCTGGATTGCTGAGAGTATATATTCACACAATTAACAATCTAATAGTGCATGTAGATCCTAGAGTTAGAATACCGAGAAACTATAATAGATTTGTAGGACTTATGGAGCAGCTCCTTATAGAAAAGAAAGTTCCTCCAAATAGTCAAAAGCCTTTGTTATTGGTCGAAGAAAAGAGATTAGATGAATTTATTAAAGAAAATCGCTTTGACTATGTTGTTTTGTTACATGAAAAAGGAGAATTAATTAAACCAAGCGTTTTTGGCGAGATAATTGGAAGTAAAATGGCTAAAGGAGAAAAGACTTGTATAATCATTGGCGGTTTCCAGCGCGGAGACTTTGAACAGTTTACACTTAGTCTTACCGAAAACAAGGTTGCAATATACAAACAGCCTTTGGAAACCTGGACAGTTCTATCCATGGTTATTCACAGCATTGAGAATGCAAAAGAATTAGACAATGTACTTTGGTACTAA
- a CDS encoding hydroxymethylglutaryl-CoA synthase: MPRCLRSGIIGWGIYIPKYRIRASDIVDIWGFDDESARGIWIEEKAIGNIDEDSVTIGYMASVYALKRAGISPSEIDAVYLGTESKPYAVKPGATIIAEALGIKPKKAIADLEFACRVGAEGIRLGVVHIESGLAKYVLAIGADTSQSSPGDVLEFTASSGGAAYIIGSKNDSVAYFEGFVSYSTDTPDFWRREGVPYPLHGEGFTGEPAYFSHVISAAKLLMEELGLKPTDFDYAVFHQPNGKFPLRVASMLGIPKEKVIPGIVTPYIGNTYNGSLLIGLARILENSKPGQRILAVSFGSGAGSDAFSIVVTDKILDVINRAPTVDQFINRKEYVNYGIYAKMRGLIKRYKL; the protein is encoded by the coding sequence TTGCCAAGATGTTTAAGAAGTGGAATCATTGGCTGGGGGATTTATATACCCAAATACAGAATAAGAGCTAGTGATATTGTTGATATATGGGGCTTCGATGATGAATCTGCGAGAGGCATTTGGATTGAGGAGAAGGCTATAGGTAATATAGATGAGGATTCAGTTACAATAGGCTATATGGCATCAGTGTATGCTTTGAAGAGAGCAGGCATCAGTCCTAGTGAAATAGATGCTGTATATCTCGGTACTGAGAGCAAGCCATATGCTGTTAAACCAGGCGCAACCATTATTGCCGAGGCTCTTGGCATCAAACCCAAAAAGGCTATTGCTGATTTGGAATTTGCTTGCAGGGTTGGAGCAGAGGGTATAAGATTAGGGGTAGTACATATAGAAAGTGGATTGGCAAAATATGTTCTTGCAATAGGTGCAGACACTTCTCAAAGTAGCCCAGGGGATGTCCTAGAATTTACTGCAAGTAGCGGTGGTGCAGCATATATCATAGGGTCTAAAAACGATTCTGTAGCATATTTCGAGGGGTTTGTGTCATATTCTACTGACACCCCTGATTTTTGGCGTAGAGAGGGAGTTCCCTACCCCCTACATGGAGAAGGATTCACAGGCGAACCAGCATATTTCAGTCATGTGATTTCAGCAGCAAAGCTCTTAATGGAGGAATTGGGTCTAAAACCAACAGATTTCGACTATGCAGTTTTTCACCAACCAAATGGGAAATTCCCACTAAGGGTAGCCTCCATGCTTGGAATACCAAAGGAAAAGGTCATTCCAGGCATTGTAACCCCCTATATTGGGAATACTTACAATGGCTCACTATTGATAGGATTGGCAAGAATCCTAGAGAACTCAAAACCAGGGCAACGGATTTTAGCAGTTTCGTTTGGTAGTGGCGCAGGAAGTGATGCATTTAGCATAGTTGTTACCGACAAAATATTAGATGTTATCAATAGAGCGCCAACTGTGGATCAATTCATTAATAGAAAAGAATATGTTAATTATGGGATATACGCAAAGATGCGGGGATTGATAAAAAGATACAAGCTTTAA
- a CDS encoding phosphoribosyltransferase family protein yields the protein MEIDERELIVEVLSSLKRFFKFKELEEILNVTVPTLWRYVHGDIRPSTDRARQMLSKLLDQDIVNKLRERIIKVDDEGVIRTYDIVYNIDLLNYASIDALLWAQNMGFSAVATVETDGIALATLISKRLNTKIVVIKKRKEVGYSKFIEVSYVTRAPPEVISLYLPEAVLEYGDKVLVVDDLVRSGRTSAAVFELLKKAGSRPIGFYALVGIGNQWRPVIERYVGSNYRVLFYVHTDKNRDLI from the coding sequence ATGGAGATAGATGAGAGGGAGCTTATCGTTGAGGTACTTTCAAGTCTTAAGAGATTTTTCAAGTTCAAGGAGCTGGAAGAAATATTGAACGTTACTGTACCAACTCTTTGGCGCTATGTACATGGTGATATAAGGCCTTCGACTGACAGGGCACGACAAATGTTATCAAAGCTATTGGATCAGGATATAGTGAACAAATTGAGGGAGAGGATAATCAAGGTGGATGATGAGGGTGTTATCAGAACATATGACATTGTTTACAATATAGACTTGCTCAACTATGCCTCAATAGATGCATTGTTATGGGCTCAGAATATGGGATTCAGTGCTGTTGCAACTGTTGAAACTGATGGAATAGCCCTAGCTACATTGATATCGAAAAGATTGAATACAAAAATAGTTGTAATTAAAAAGAGGAAGGAGGTTGGATACAGTAAGTTTATTGAGGTAAGCTATGTCACGCGGGCTCCACCAGAAGTAATCTCTTTGTATCTTCCTGAAGCTGTTCTAGAATATGGTGATAAAGTTCTTGTGGTTGACGACCTTGTGAGAAGCGGGAGGACCAGCGCAGCTGTATTTGAGCTGTTAAAGAAAGCTGGTAGTAGACCAATAGGCTTCTACGCTCTTGTGGGTATAGGAAATCAATGGAGGCCAGTTATAGAGAGATATGTTGGGAGTAACTATAGAGTGCTTTTCTATGTGCACACAGATAAGAATAGAGATCTCATATGA